Genomic segment of Sodaliphilus pleomorphus:
TTCTCCCGGGCCATGTCGGTCGTGGGCCGGGCCGTGATGTTGCCTGGCACCTGGAAGCGGCGGCGGCCATATTTTCCGGCAATTATTCGCATAGGGCAAGCAGTATTAATTTCAACGGCGCCTTCATGGCGTCCTGTCCTATCTTGAGGGCTTGTGCCGGGAAAATGGGCGGCATCACATAGCTCACATACTTGCGCAGTGTGGCTGTGGCGGCGCTGGTCAGGTCACGGTCGCCGGCGATGAGCAACTCGTCGCGCTGCTGGTCGAGCCCGAAGGTCTTCCAGGCGTGCAAGGCATAGTACACGGCATCGTCTGCGGCCTTGAGCGGGTAGCTGTTGGCCATCACGAGCTGCTTGTTGCGTGTGATGAGCATGTCGGCACAACCGTCGTTCAGGTTCAGGTGCACACAAGCGACCTCGCGATTGTCGTCCTGGCGGCGGTAGTGCTCGCACAGCGGGTAGAGGTGGTGCACCACCGGGGGCATGTTGAAGGTGCGCTGCAAGAAGCCTGTCACGCCCTGCGGCGTGTCGCAGGCAATGCCCACCTGGCACCGCGGCAGCCGGCAGAACACGAGGTCGCCCTCGCGGTTGGGAAAGGCGGCGTCGAGGGCGTCGAGGGCACAGGTCTCGTCGTCATAGGCAGGCGGAAGCACCACAAATTGCATCGAGTCGACAATCACCCGCACCTGCTTGTAGTCGTCGAGCAACACGGGATTGTCGTAGACGGCATTCTCCAGAGCTTTCAAGTAGGAACCCGCACTCAGGTCGAGGGCAATGTCGCCTGCGATGAGCGAGTTGTCCTGATCCACGTCGTAGAACATGTAGCGCAGCCTGCCTGGGCACAGCTCAAGCAGCAGTGTCCAGTACTCGGGATGCTCGATGTGGATGTCGCTGGTCGTGTTAGAGAGATTGCTCATTGTGTGTAGATGCTCTGTTTTTACTATTGCAGGTGCAAATTTACTCATTTTTCACAGGAATGCAAGCAGAATGAGCTGGGCCAGGATGACCCTTACAAACATGCACAGGGGGTAGACCGTGGTATAGGCCACCGAGGCACGGTCGCTCTTGAGCGAGTCGAGGGCATAGTCGAGGGCCATGGGATTGGCCATGGCACCGCACAGCATGCCGCATATGGTGCCAAAGTCGATCTTCATGAGTTTCAAGGCCATAATGCCCACAATGAGCACGGGGATGACCGTGAGCAGGAAGCCCGAGAGTATCCACGTGAGGCCCTCGGGGCGCATCACTGTGGCAAAGAAGTCGCGGCCCGAGTCGAGCCCCAGGCAGGCCAGGTACATCGAGAGCCCCAGCGAGCGCATCATCAAGTTGGCGCTCTGCGTGGTGTAGGTCACCATGTGCAACCGCGGCCCGTAGGCGCCCATTAAGATGCCTATGATGATGGGGCCGCCAGCCAGTCCCAGCCTCACCGGCGTGCCTATGCCAGGTATGGCTATGGGGATGAGCCCCACCAGCAGGCCTATGGTGAGGCCTATGAATATCGATATCAGGTTGGGCTCGTCGAGATCCTTCACGGCGTTGCCCAGTATCTTCTCCACGTTGGCAATCGAGGCCTCCTCGCCCACCACGGTGATGCGGTCGCCCAGCAGGATGTGAAGGTCGGGGGTGGCAAGCAGGCGCATGCCGTTGCGGAAGATGCGCGTCACGTTCACCCCGAAGTGGTTGCGCAGCTTGAGGTCGCCCAGCCGCTTTCCGTTCATGTTGGGCCTGGTCACAAGTATGCGGCGCGACACCAGCTTGCTGTCGATGGCGTTCCAGTCGATGTCGTCCTTGTTGAAGTCGGTTTTCTCTTGCTCGCCAAAGAGCACTTGCATCGTCGCGCTCGAGTCGTCGTTGGTGATCACCAGCAGGCGGTCGCCCTCGTTGAGCACCGTGTCGCTCGAGGGTATCGACACCTTGCCGCCGCGCCACAGCCGCGAGATGATGAATTGCGCACCCGAGATGCTGGCCAGCTCGCCCACCTTCTTGCCGAAGATGCCGGGATTCTCAACATGATAGGCGGCAATATAGGTCTGGTCGTGCTGCTCCTGGCCGCTGGTCACGATGTCGCTCTTGTGCACCACGGTCTTGTGCATGAACAGTATGGCCAGTATCACACCCACCACGCCCAGCGGGTAGGTGAGGGCGCAGCCCAGGGCGGCGCCGCTCGTGGGCTGGTGCAGCTGGGCCAGCGTCTGCTGCGCGGCACCCAGGGCAGGCGTGTTGGTCGTGGCGCCGCACATGATGCCTATGGCGTCGGTGAGCTTCACATGAAACATCGCGGGCATGGCTATGGTGAACGCCGTGCCCAGCAGCACAA
This window contains:
- a CDS encoding DUF3822 family protein, whose amino-acid sequence is MSNLSNTTSDIHIEHPEYWTLLLELCPGRLRYMFYDVDQDNSLIAGDIALDLSAGSYLKALENAVYDNPVLLDDYKQVRVIVDSMQFVVLPPAYDDETCALDALDAAFPNREGDLVFCRLPRCQVGIACDTPQGVTGFLQRTFNMPPVVHHLYPLCEHYRRQDDNREVACVHLNLNDGCADMLITRNKQLVMANSYPLKAADDAVYYALHAWKTFGLDQQRDELLIAGDRDLTSAATATLRKYVSYVMPPIFPAQALKIGQDAMKAPLKLILLALCE
- a CDS encoding putative transporter, producing the protein MEWILDILSQHSALQAVIILSMICACGLALGKVKILGISLGVTFVFFTGILLGHLGLSIDGQVLLYAEDFGLAIFVYALGVQVGPGFFSSLRKSGVSLTMLALLVVLLGTAFTIAMPAMFHVKLTDAIGIMCGATTNTPALGAAQQTLAQLHQPTSGAALGCALTYPLGVVGVILAILFMHKTVVHKSDIVTSGQEQHDQTYIAAYHVENPGIFGKKVGELASISGAQFIISRLWRGGKVSIPSSDTVLNEGDRLLVITNDDSSATMQVLFGEQEKTDFNKDDIDWNAIDSKLVSRRILVTRPNMNGKRLGDLKLRNHFGVNVTRIFRNGMRLLATPDLHILLGDRITVVGEEASIANVEKILGNAVKDLDEPNLISIFIGLTIGLLVGLIPIAIPGIGTPVRLGLAGGPIIIGILMGAYGPRLHMVTYTTQSANLMMRSLGLSMYLACLGLDSGRDFFATVMRPEGLTWILSGFLLTVIPVLIVGIMALKLMKIDFGTICGMLCGAMANPMALDYALDSLKSDRASVAYTTVYPLCMFVRVILAQLILLAFL